A single window of Thermoleophilaceae bacterium DNA harbors:
- a CDS encoding cobalamin-independent methionine synthase II family protein: MDRILTTHTGSLIRPPELLAFLAAQATGGEVDDAAYQQALQEAVKDTVRKQVEAGVDVINDGEMGKSNWIIYLYERVTGLEARDIPLEGSSVLPPSRDRQAFPGFYAEHDAEFEKANRESLGAKEEEETDEEPVGKVWVCTAPIEYDTTSLERDIANLTEAAAGLEVTDLFLPVVAPASAYWLENEHYSSEEEFVYALADALHEEYKTIVDAGLMLQVDDAVLMHEADSIMSLGGSWEDYRKWAELRVDALNHALRGLPEERVRYHVCWGSWHGPHAYDPPLKDVVDLILRVNAGAYLMEQANARHEHEWQVWEDVKFPEGKKLIPGVVTHHTNVVEHPELVAQRLTRLAKIVGRENVMGGTDCGFAQGAFIRRVHPEIQWAKLAALAEGARIASRELWGAKAAV; this comes from the coding sequence GTGGACAGGATTCTCACCACGCACACGGGGAGCCTGATCCGGCCGCCGGAGCTGCTCGCATTTCTTGCCGCGCAGGCCACTGGTGGGGAGGTCGACGACGCCGCCTACCAGCAGGCTCTCCAGGAGGCGGTGAAGGACACCGTCCGCAAGCAGGTGGAGGCCGGCGTCGACGTGATCAACGACGGCGAGATGGGCAAGTCCAACTGGATCATCTACCTGTACGAGCGCGTGACCGGGCTCGAGGCGCGCGACATCCCGCTCGAGGGAAGCAGCGTCCTGCCGCCGAGTCGCGACCGCCAGGCGTTCCCGGGCTTCTACGCCGAGCACGACGCGGAGTTCGAGAAGGCCAACCGCGAGAGCCTCGGTGCGAAGGAAGAGGAGGAGACGGACGAGGAGCCGGTGGGCAAGGTATGGGTGTGCACGGCGCCGATCGAGTACGACACCACCTCTCTCGAGCGCGACATCGCCAACCTCACCGAGGCCGCGGCCGGCCTCGAGGTCACCGACCTGTTCCTGCCGGTGGTGGCGCCGGCCAGTGCGTACTGGCTGGAGAACGAGCACTACTCAAGCGAGGAGGAGTTCGTATACGCGCTCGCTGACGCGCTGCACGAGGAGTACAAGACGATCGTCGACGCCGGGCTGATGCTCCAGGTGGACGACGCGGTGCTGATGCACGAGGCGGACTCGATCATGTCGCTCGGCGGCTCGTGGGAGGACTACCGCAAGTGGGCGGAGCTGCGCGTGGACGCCTTGAACCACGCGCTGCGCGGGCTACCCGAGGAGCGCGTGCGCTACCACGTGTGCTGGGGAAGCTGGCACGGGCCGCACGCGTATGACCCACCGCTGAAGGACGTGGTGGACCTCATCCTGCGCGTGAACGCCGGCGCCTACCTGATGGAGCAGGCCAATGCTCGGCACGAGCACGAGTGGCAGGTGTGGGAGGACGTGAAGTTCCCGGAGGGCAAGAAGCTGATTCCGGGCGTGGTCACGCACCACACCAACGTGGTGGAGCACCCCGAGCTGGTGGCGCAGCGGCTAACGCGGCTGGCAAAGATCGTGGGGCGCGAGAACGTGATGGGCGGCACCGACTGCGGCTTCGCTCAGGGCGCCTTCATCCGCCGCGTGCATCCCGAGATCCAGTGGGCCAAGCTGGCGGCGCTGGCCGAGGGCGCGCGGATCGCTTCGCGCGAGTTGTGGGGCGCGAAGGCGGCCGTCTGA
- a CDS encoding nitroreductase family deazaflavin-dependent oxidoreductase, with amino-acid sequence MAERYQRPGWFTTHVFNPIVAGLTRVGLSVYGSRVLEVKGRKSGEWRQVPVNLLRHEGVDYLVAPRGQTQWVKNLRASGEARLRVGRRTQTFSALELTDDEKPPLLRAYLKKWKFEVGVFFEGVGPDSPEEELRRIAPGYPVFRLAAGASSASARAPSPRS; translated from the coding sequence GTGGCTGAGCGCTACCAGCGTCCGGGCTGGTTCACCACACACGTCTTCAACCCCATCGTCGCCGGGCTCACGCGCGTGGGCTTGAGCGTGTACGGATCGCGCGTGCTCGAGGTGAAGGGCCGCAAGTCGGGCGAGTGGCGACAGGTTCCGGTCAACCTGCTGCGCCACGAGGGCGTGGATTACCTGGTGGCCCCGCGAGGCCAAACGCAGTGGGTGAAGAACCTGCGGGCGAGTGGTGAGGCGAGGCTGCGGGTGGGGCGCCGTACGCAGACGTTCAGCGCCCTGGAGCTCACAGACGACGAGAAGCCACCGCTGCTGCGCGCGTACCTGAAGAAGTGGAAGTTCGAGGTGGGCGTGTTCTTCGAGGGTGTGGGGCCCGATTCACCGGAGGAGGAGCTGCGCCGGATCGCGCCGGGTTATCCGGTGTTCCGCCTCGCCGCCGGCGCTAGCTCTGCGAGCGCTCGAGCGCCTTCGCCACGTTCGTGA
- a CDS encoding GntR family transcriptional regulator, with product MTTQIGPDDGGARRRRAREDDGYLRLREAIIRGELAPNQRLVEADMSSAFRMPRAAVRTALVRLEHEGLVERQPHRGARVRLVTEQEAVEILQARAALEGLAARQAALRITPATAAEVREVLARQRAALAGEDLIGASDVNAELHAKIVELSGHATAQRLIRSLNSQMVRFQFRTILIPGRPSQSLEEHGAIVDAVASGEADKAERAMKRHLTNVAKALERSQS from the coding sequence ATGACCACCCAAATCGGCCCCGACGACGGCGGCGCACGCCGCCGCCGCGCCCGCGAGGACGACGGCTACCTGCGCCTGCGCGAAGCGATCATCCGGGGCGAGCTCGCCCCCAACCAGCGGCTCGTGGAGGCCGACATGAGCAGCGCCTTCCGGATGCCCCGTGCCGCCGTGCGCACGGCACTCGTGCGGCTGGAGCACGAGGGACTCGTGGAGCGGCAGCCCCATCGCGGCGCGCGCGTGCGCCTCGTCACCGAGCAGGAGGCCGTGGAGATCCTGCAGGCGCGGGCGGCCCTCGAGGGGCTGGCGGCGCGGCAGGCGGCGCTGCGGATCACGCCCGCCACGGCGGCCGAGGTGCGGGAGGTGCTGGCGCGCCAGCGCGCCGCGCTCGCCGGAGAGGACCTGATCGGCGCCTCGGACGTGAACGCGGAGCTTCACGCGAAGATCGTGGAGCTGTCCGGCCACGCCACCGCGCAGCGGCTGATCCGCTCTCTCAACTCGCAGATGGTGCGCTTCCAGTTCAGGACGATCCTGATCCCGGGCCGGCCGTCCCAGTCGCTCGAGGAGCACGGCGCGATCGTGGACGCGGTGGCCTCCGGGGAAGCGGACAAGGCCGAACGCGCGATGAAGCGCCACCTCACGAACGTGGCGAAGGCGCTCGAGCGCTCGCAGAGCTAG